Within the Pangasianodon hypophthalmus isolate fPanHyp1 chromosome 19, fPanHyp1.pri, whole genome shotgun sequence genome, the region GTCATCGCTCTGGAATAGAGGAATAATCACATTCGCCATCCAGCAGGGATCAGCGCTGACATTAGCATTAGCGGGTTAAAGAGCTCAGAGTGACGGATTTAACATTTACTCCGTCTAATGTATTCCGTCTGAGAATCATACGGATGGCGTGAACATCCTGCGTGGAATGAGATGAGCGTCTGGAACAAAAACATTGCAACATTAGTGAAAAATTACAAAGCACTTTTTCAAAAGATTaggagttttatttattaaaaggcacatcatactttttcccCACTTACAGTTAGATGTAATGCTGTGGAATGCCAGTGAAaagagttagttcctgttgtcgcttacgttatagcagctataaacactcgttccctcaccagcctctttattctctctcttcaagttaataagatgagaaaaatcgcagcttgttccgcatgttactgagaaactgcaaagaagcgtaaactcctctgtcctgaagatgtcggaaaacttacagttccagctttacctctgactgttacaaagcgctgacactggagactccttccatacatgttacataaacatctccttaatttaagaaaacttcaccatatcaacaattacacaaattttctttttaatcagtttattatcgGTGGAGCGTGCGCTGTACACGTCCACTGTCCACGTGCACTACtgtctgttatagaaaactaatcaacactttctgaccaatcagagtccagaactcaacagtgctGATGTAAGACAGTGTAATACATCCTGTCATCATATTCTTATTATCACAGTCACAACCAGCGGGCAATAACACACAAAAAGCCAAAAGCTtcaccctccacacacacacacacacacacacacacacacacacacacatacaagaaaCATAATCAGTCTGTATTATAAAGAATCACAACTTTATTCTCTACTCTAACGCTCAAGCTCCGCCTACAGGGTGGATTTTTCATTCTTTAGTCTTGAGCTCGGTGTTCATGTCCAGGGAGAATAATTCGTGTTAAATCATAACGTGAAGCGATCgtctgtgtgtaaaaatcagatTCTGACATCATTGCATTCTCCGATGATGTAAAAGCTTCGTGATTCATCCCTGACCTCTTCATCCCTCGTTCTCAGATCCCTGTAATGACGGGCGCCTTCATGGACTCGTCTCCGAACGACGACTACAGCACGGATCACTCGCTCTTCAACTCCTCGGCCAGCGTCGCTCTTCACCAGCAGGAGGCGCCGCAGCGGGTTTCCCGCGATGCCATCTGGCTCTGGATCGCCATTTCTGCCACCATCGCGAACATCGTGGTGGTCGGAGTCGTCTACGCCTGCACCTTCTGAACTTACGAACTTTGGGAAATAAACGTAGGTTCACGCTAGACAACTTAAcccctgatttttttcctctttctctctctgtcatgtttCCAGATTCATCTGCTAATTCTTTTCTCGTTGCTATGAAGAAGTTtaatatacctttttttttaacagttatcACGCTTTAGATGGCAGGCTTTCAGACAGAAGTACTTTACTGCAGTAGTGAGTTCGGCTACATAAAGAAAGCAAACTTCTTAACCCTCTgaaatttttacttttcagaCCTGTAGAGCAACAGACTGCGGATTTATTCTGGATTCAAATCATAAAACTAGTCAGTAATCACTTTAATCACATGAGGTGTTCAGGTGAAGCTAATCCAGATCCCGTTTACATTTCATTCGTCTCGTATCTGGATTATATTCTGATCAGTTTTTAACAACATGCGTTTACACTCGTAATCAAACACGTCACCGCTCACTCAGACTGAAACCTGATTGgtgcattaatatgcaaatgagatcattacattcattcattcattcattcatacaccACCTTCTTGTGTTGTTCCTTATGCAGTGGTTTAATGAATATGATGATTACTGCATTAACATATTGTGCTTTAAATGATCAGATTTAGATCTGATACGGATACGTTTCATAACCCTGATACTCGACACATGAAGCAACAGAGTGTAAACAAAGTCCAACTCGAATAGGACcataaaatatacaacattCAACACTCTTATTAAAGGTAAAGTCACTAAAATACGATTTTTATAGCAATAGTTACGTCCGTATGCTAGTATGAGAGATTCGGGAAActctgattattatttattaactctaaagttaataaataaagaccTTTAGTATGTGCAGCGCAGCCCAAAGTGCTTTAGTACTCTAAGAGGCATCTTAAACATGTTCTCTGATTtggttttacatttataaagcGAATCATTTCCACGTTTACGGCACGATCGGATTCATGTAGCATATTTACAGTTACGTTTATGTTCTTCCAGCTGAAACACAAAATTCAACGCAGTTTACGGTGTATCTGATTTCTAcaaatgctttttctttttctttccttcttgttgtttttaattcctAGAGCAGGGCGTGTAAGCTAAGAGATTTAACACACGAGGCACGAGGCATTGTGCTGGCTGGAATAaactctgtaaaataaatttactttaaagtgctttacagtaaaaaaagaaaaaaaagaataatgctTCAGAGTAAAGGAATTAGAGATGGAGCACATTCACTCACATGACacgatttatttgtttgtttgtttgtttgtttgttttttgagacAGTAACTCAAATTCAAATCCTGATACagacatatttattaatttttttagataGTTTTTGGGCAcgtatatataatttaattatatccatttatttttctttttatacttGATATGCAGAAGTTATTGCAAATATTACACAATCCTGCACTAACATTTAGTGCTCATCAtttcaagatttatttttttgtttgtttgtttgtttattatttataaggaTAGAGTGCTGATGTGCCAAATTTAATTTACgatatttctttaacattttagcattttgttttttgttgttgttgttgtttaaagtACTATTAAGCCTCGAGGTTATGATCGTATTTTTAATGAGTCGTAATGACGTTCTGTTCACATTTTGTGAGAAATGAAACTAATAGAAGAATAACttgtgtaatatttatgaatattttgtatatattagaTATTTTCGACTTTAGTAGGctaactgtgtatgtatgtattttttgaaGCTTTAAATGTATAGAATACACAGAATgctattttatcttttttgtcTCTGCTTGAGTTTGTTGATGAATTTTGATATATTATAGAAATTAAATCCACATTATGATCAagtctgtagtgtttatagacTGATTTCTCCGAAATAaagtacacagttacagtataTTTCGCCGCCGCCCTGCTGGTGGCCGCCGGAACTGCAGCTGAACTCAAGGTTTAATCCGCAGCGCTGTTTTATTTGTGagtaatttttctttttctcagattATAAACCTTTTCCAGCTACAATAAAATTTTCTGGActctttacattttcattttaagaaAGTAATGCTGTGTTATTAGCACGcgttaatatatttataaaactaGCCTGTGAGTGTGGGCTAAAACTGTTatagctcataaaaagctaaatagattaataaatcactgtataaaatataatataaaagtattaaatgtgtgattatagcacGTTAAACTCTTTAATTCTGCCTCTTACTGTACATCACAAACATCTTtagctttctgttcttttgaAATTTCACTCACCCAAGACAAGGAAAAGAGATTTCATCTACATTTCCGCTAgaggaaatggaaatgtttttagtaTGTGTCTCTGAAAACTTAAACTGCCTTCACACTGTACGATTTTCAGCCTGTTGTTGCTCTCGCAGacaaaaatctcaaaatctGTGAATCTgtagctacacagctacagctacacagctacacagctacagctacacagctacacagctacacagctacagctacacagctacacagctacacagctacagctacacagctacacagctacagctacacagctacacagctacagctacagctacacagctacacagctacacagctacacagctacagctacacagctacacagctacacagctacagctacacagctacacagctacagctacacagctacacagctacagctacagctacacagctacacagctacacagctacagctacacagctacacagctacagctacacagctacagctacagctacacagctacacagctacagctacacagctacagctacagctacacagctacacagctacagctacagctacacagctacacagctacacagctacagctacacagctacagctacagctacacagctacacagctacagctacacagctacacagctacagctacacagctacagctacagctacacagctacacagctacagctacacagctacagctacagctacagctacacagctacacagctacagctacagctacacagctacagctacagctacacagctacagctacacagctacacagctacagctacacagctacacagctacacagctacagctacacagctacacagctacagctacagctacagctacacagctacagctacacagctacagctacacagctacacagctacagctacagctacacagctacagctacagctacacagctacagctacacagctacagctacagctacacagctacagctacacagctacacagctacagctacacagctacagctacacagctacagctacagctacagctacacagctacacagctacagctacagctacacagctacacagctacagctacagctacacagctacagctacacagctacacagctacagctacacagctacagctacacagctacacagctacagctacacagctacacagctacagctacagctacacagctacagctacacagctacagctacacagctacagctacagctacacagctacagctacagctacacagctacagctacacagctacagctacagctacacagctacagctacacagctacacagctacagctacacagctacagctacacagctacacagctacagctacagctacacagctacagctacagctacacagctacagctacacagctacacagctacagctacagctacacagctacagctacacagctacagctacagctacacagctacagctacagctacacagctacagctacacagctacacagctacacagctacacagctacagctacagctacacagctacagctacacagctacacagctacagctacacagctacagctacacagctacacagctacagctacagctacacagctacagctacagctacacagctacagctacacagctacagctacagctacacagctacagctacacagctacacagctacagctacagctacacagctacagctacacagctacacagctacagctacacagctacagctacagctacacagctacagctacacagctacacagctacagctacagctacacagctacagctacacagctacacagctacacagctacagctacacagctacacagctacagctacacagctacagctacagctacacagctacagctacacagctacagctacacagctacacagctacagctacagctacacagctacagctacagctacacagctacagctacacagctacagctacacagctacagctacagctacacagctacagctacacagctacacagctacagctacacagctacagctacacagctacacagctacagctacagctacacagctacagctacagctacacagctacagctacacagctacagctacacagctacacagctacagctacacagctacacagctacacagctacagctacagctacacagctacagctacacagctacacagctacagctacagctacacagctacagctacacagctacagctacacagctacagctacagctacacagctacacagctacagctacacagctacagctacacagctacagctacagctacacagctacagctacagctacacagctacagctacacagctacagctacagctacacagctacagctacacagctacacagctacacagctacagctacacagctacagctacacagttacagctacacagctacagctacagctacacagctacagctacacagctacagctacacagctacagctacacagctacagctacagctacacagctacagctacacagctacacagctacagctacacagctacagctacacagctacacagctacagctacagctacacagctacagctacagctacacagctacagctacacagctacagctacacagctacagctacagctacacagctacagctacacagctacacagctacagctacacagctacagctacacagctacacagctacagctacagctacacagctacagctacagctacacagctacagctacacagctacagctacacagctacacagctacagctacacagctacacagctacacagctacagctacagctacacagctacagctacacagctacacagctacagctacagctacacagctacagctacacagctacagctacacagctacagctacagctacacagctacagctacacagctacacagctacagctacacagctacagctacacagctacagctacagctacacagctacagctacagctacacagctacagctacacagctacagctacagctacacagctacagctacacagctacagctacacagctacacagctacacagctacagctacacagctacagctacacagttacagctacacagctacagctacagctacacagctacagctacacagctacagctacacagctacagctacagctacacagctacagctacacagctacacagctacagctacacagctacagctacacagctacacagctacagctacagctacacagctacagctacagctacacagctacagctacacagctacagctacagctacacagctacagctacacagctacagctacacagctacacagctacacagctacagctacacagctacagctacacagttacagctacacagctacagctacagctacacagctacagctacacagttacagctacacagctacagctacacagctacacagctacagctacagctacacagctacagctacacagctacagctacacagctacacagctacagctacagctacagctacacagctacagctacacagctacagctacacagctacacagctacagctacagctacagctacacagctacacagctacagctacagctacacagctacagctacacagctacagatacagctacacagctacacagctacagctacacagctacacagctacagctacacagctacagatacagctacagctacacagctacagctacagctacacagctacagctacagctacacagctacagctacacagctacagctacacagctacacagctacagctacgaTAGCGTTGATAGAGAAACGTAAAGGAAATGGACAGAAAACTATCTCCTCGAGCT harbors:
- the LOC113524816 gene encoding uncharacterized protein C14orf132-like; translation: MDLSFMAAQIPVMTGAFMDSSPNDDYSTDHSLFNSSASVALHQQEAPQRVSRDAIWLWIAISATIANIVVVGVVYACTF